CTCATGATAACGATATCCGGATGTCTTTTAATGAATAATCTAGTGTTGTTGAAAGATTTAAGTAGTGGATGTAGTGTTTTCCGATGTTGAGATTTGAACCAAAAATTCGTTATAATGTTAACACCCCTAGTTCGCAGTATGTTTTTGTCTTCTTCACTGAGATGGAAACTCTGAACTGCAAACTCGAAATCTTTAATAATGGTTGGAATCGGTATGTGAATACCCTGTGGAACGCTGAATTTTGAACCCATTGATAACATTGATTCCACATCTTGTGGCACAATCACATCAGTGTAATTATACAAGAAATTGGGTTGTAATTGTGAACAATGCATTGGTCTGGAAAAATTTTGAAGTAATGATTCTAATTTATTAATATTCGTAGTTCTGATTCTATTGAACAGTGTCTCGAAATTATCTCTACAAGTTCCCGAAAAATTCCGATATATATTGTCCGGCACTGACGATTTTACATCTTGTATTTCGGTATGTATCATGTGAGTTTTCGCGTGTGCTTATTCtaatgtgaatttattttagagtcctgaagaagacccTAATCTGGGTCGAAACGTTGACTTAAGATGAAATAAATAGGAGAGAAAATCTTATAAAATCAATTTCCCTACACCCCTTAAACTAAAGAATATTCACCTTTTTGGGAATTACACTAAGTTCATATACAGCATGGGGTTCTATGCAGATATACAATCTCAATACGGAAAAAGGATACTTGACATCTCAAAATCCTGGTCATCATATCACATGAAATTGGCCTCTCTAAGGAATCGGAGAGTTTTCCTCCTGGAGTGTAAAAGAAAGGGCCTACTCCCGAAGCACATGAGTATGGGTCTGCAACTGACTCAGTCTCATCAAGACAGGCTGAGGAGATGAAGAGTAAAGCACTACAACTGGTCCTGCGTTTTGAAGTTACAACCACCATCTCGAAGATCAAAAGAATGGAAGTCGGGTCGTTCAAACTATGGCAGACTCTTGAGAGCTCGCTCCCACAGGAAACCCTTGACCATTTCAGAACGTACCAGGGCAGCAAGTATGTGAGGCAAATTTCACTGATCAAGCagagaaattcaaagaaaataGAACACCTAACAAAAAAACAACTCACCAGAATTGAACCCCAAACTAAGTGGATAAAGAACATTAGCTCTACACCCATCCCTGAGAACATCCTGGGATTTTTGGCGCTTGGCCCCAAGTTCAGTGTTGACATCCCCACTAGAGAAATAAACGTACAGAAGCTCCTGTCAGATGTAGAGTATACCATCAATCTGAATGAAACACTGTCAGAAGATGAAAGGAACATCAAACGTGCCCAAGTTACCAACATCATCACCAACCATATCAAACCCAACAAGCAGCCAAACAGCGTTTACCAGAGCGAGTTTTACCACTGCAGGAAGTTCCTGAGAGAGCACCCTGAACTTCTAATTTTGCGCTCTGACAAGGGCAACGTCACGGTCATAATGGAGAAGTCTCTTTACTCGGAACTGTCCAACAACCTATTACTCGACGAGAGATACTATAAACCCTTGTCCAGAGATCCAACTACAACACTACAAACTAGATGCAATGCTCTAATCAAGAAACTGGTAAACGAGGGGCATATAACTCAAGCACAAGGAAAAATTATGTACAATTACAAATCCATAACTGCCAGATTTTATGGCCTACCAAAAGTTCACAAACCCACTCTCTCAATAAGACCAATTATTTCGTCAATTAACACTCCCACCTCCAAACTGTCAGCTTTCGTATCCGATATTTTGTCCAAGTCTATTTCAACCTCCCATAGCGAATACTACATAGGTGATTCCTTTGCCTTTGCAGAATTTATAAGTCGAATCCATCTGCCCGATGAATATGTCCTTATTAGTCTTGACGTAGTGTCCCTCTTCAGCAACATTCCTGTAGAGCTGGCATTAACAGCTATTGAACACAGATGGCACTCCATAGGTGAACACACGTCAATCCCAAAAGATGATTTTCTTTCCATCGTCAGCTTCTTATTTAAAACAAACTATTTTATCTTTGAAGGGAAATTTTTCAGTCAAATCCTAGGCTCTCCTATGGGCTCAAATGCCAGCTCACCCATCGCAGAATTGGTGATGGATTATCTCTTGGACTGCATCCTCCCTAGCATTCCCTTTAAAATACCCTTCATTAAGAAATTCGTGGATGATCTATTTTGTTCAGTACCGAGGGATAAAACTGCCTATATTTTGGAAAGATTTAACCAACAACACGAACACATCAAGTTAACACTCGAGGAAGAGTTCGAAATGGGTGTCCCCTTTTTGGACACGAGGGTCATCAGGAACACTGATGGGGACTTGCGGCTGGACTGGTACAGGAAACCAACCCATTCAGGAAGGTACTTACATTACTATTCTAATCACCCGCAcagacaaaaaattaatatgattTTGGGCCTAAAGAACCGCATTCAAAGAATATCCCACCAAACATTCCATCAAAAGAATTTGAAATTACTTTTCAATTCGATGTTGAATAACGGCTACCCTAAGGGCCTACTGACAAGATTGTTATATAACTCCGCTCCCCCAGGACAGCCACTGGGTGAAGACGGCGCATCCACCAATAGAGGAGAAGTTAATTTAACCAGATACTCCACGATTCCCCTAATCAGGGACGTAACCAATCCCctcataaaaatattgaaacacgATACAGTTAAGATAATATCaaagaatattttcaagattGATAGACGGACAAAATCGAGGTCAACAAAATGAGTGGAGTGGTATACCGTGTGCCCTGTTCAACTTGCGAAGAGGTCTACATTGGCCAAACGTCGCAAACTGTAAAGAGACGAATCACCCAGCACATAAGCGACATCAAGAACCCTGACAAAACCTGTGCATTGGCGGAGCATGTCCGAAGAAAGGACCACCGAATGGACTACGGCGCTGTAGAAGTATTAGATTTCGAGAACAACACAAGAAagagatgttttcttgaaatgttCCACATCAAAAGCCACAACAACTCCATGAACTATAGAAGGGACATCGAGGGTATAAGCAATATATACTCGTACCTGATCAATTTGAAGGAACCTCATCGCCCCCCAACCATGAGTTCTGTGCTTCTTGGTGCTGACGCGGTGACTTGAACCGTTCTCTGTGGCCTAACCTAGTTCCCAATTTTTTGGTGTTCTGGAAT
This genomic stretch from Coccinella septempunctata chromosome 7, icCocSept1.1, whole genome shotgun sequence harbors:
- the LOC123318066 gene encoding uncharacterized protein LOC123318066; the protein is MGVPFLDTRVIRNTDGDLRLDWYRKPTHSGRYLHYYSNHPHRQKINMILGLKNRIQRISHQTFHQKNLKLLFNSMLNNGYPKGLLTRLLYNSAPPGQPMSGVVYRVPCSTCEEVYIGQTSQTVKRRITQHISDIKNPDKTCALAEHVRRKDHRMDYGAVEVLDFENNTRKRCFLEMFHIKSHNNSMNYRRDIEGISNIYSYLINLKEPHRPPTMSSVLLGADAVT